A window of Actinomadura viridis genomic DNA:
CCTCGGCCCGCAGCATCCTGGCGTACCTGCCGCCCGAGGTGGTCGACACGATCTTCCGTGAGCGGGACCTGACGGCGTTCACGGCGGGGACGCTCCGAACCCTGGACCAGGTGAAGGACCATCTCGCGCAGGTCCGCGCCCAGGGGTACGACGTCTGCGAGAACGAGCTGGACGAGAACGTGTGGGCGGTGGCGGCACCGGTGTTCTCCTCCACGGCCCAGGTGGTGTCGAGCGTCACGCTCGCCGCGGCGGGCAATCGGATGCGCGACCCCATCCAGCGCACCCGCGCGACGGAGATCGTGCTGCGCGCGGCACGCGACCTGTCCGGAGAGCTCGGCTACACCGGCGGGTTCACGACGCCGGAGCCCGCGGGCGGCCTCGTGGACGCGCCGGCGGGCGGCGCGGACGGCACGGCGG
This region includes:
- a CDS encoding IclR family transcriptional regulator; protein product: MTLQQLHEELQIPIGSMHRVLAALTEDRYVTRSPTNRRYFLGPAAAELAGISSAGRGTLVTPPEPLRKAARESGESVFLTEPIGLQMVCVALVEARHPLRLFVQVGHEMPLHAAASARSILAYLPPEVVDTIFRERDLTAFTAGTLRTLDQVKDHLAQVRAQGYDVCENELDENVWAVAAPVFSSTAQVVSSVTLAAAGNRMRDPIQRTRATEIVLRAARDLSGELGYTGGFTTPEPAGGLVDAPAGGADGTADGTAAGTPASREPGRT